A window of Chaetodon auriga isolate fChaAug3 chromosome 2, fChaAug3.hap1, whole genome shotgun sequence contains these coding sequences:
- the ttll3 gene encoding tubulin monoglycylase TTLL3 isoform X1, translated as MLYVDQLKTELKTRNMQQIPVAPVDGRLRRSLPCLPAIKPDRLKTVKTLVERAVRLRKVFSVQGPYPVIRAALWARGWVERRLPHPAQRAPHCRGDEEDGDDGDVSGERADEGEKEENLDDMYALMSRLVRNETTHFYWTTRRDDIDCRSLRHDQMTNHYANAATFTTKVGLCVNLRNLQWFDTADPDTFFPRCYRLGAEDERHAFIEDFRRTACTSLLQHVVETSSRRRDGAEGQGQTAKKSHFDELDNVERQFVGPGLINMALHVCQDFLSVLEHGDIDVTVETPPTVDEQQWAEFLQDYYLVVHEGASIRGSSVFVERCQAMLIRLQEVCPQLNTDGLNNIWIIKPGAKSRGRGIMCMDRLDEILALVDSDRALTKESKWVVQKYLERPLLLHGTKFDLRQWFLVTDWNPLTVWFYRECYLRFSTQPYSTKTLDSSVHLCNNSIQKHFQPSCDRHPGVPEDNMWSCSQFRAFLQQQGRGAEWESVVVPGMQQAVVHALQTAQDLVEPRKASFELYGADFMLGRDLRPWLLEINASPTMACSTAVTARLCPAVQLDTLRVVLDQRTDPNACTGGFQLIYKQAAVEVPQYVGVNLLVEGAPIRRSRPLLRRQAVISNPPLTIQFLSDQSLSEEVESAHHTPSAHKSSAVSAFRHSGKENRAVGEKRRQLTSTSPKRDRERRTEIQNTSRVRRSRQSLASEQPLVVHPEPQRKARRLGLSLGASRTTLVPRSLSFSLSPPHNMSDCKSQPISGHGSHISRSFPPRTAFEPQHRTSARVFPTLRGPLPSVEVFSLQPNIVAGTTACHNMNMSSHPSVHRHQLFLRPQRRGMAKYRGECSGSVKKIESK; from the exons ATGTTGTATGTTGATCAGCTGAAGACAGAACTAAAGACAAGGAACATGCAGCAAATACCAG TGGCTCCAGTTGATGGGAGATTACGCCGCAGTTTGCCATGCCTGCCTGCAATCAAGCCAGACaggctgaaaacagtgaaaacgcTGGTGGAGAGAGCAGTGAGG TTGAGGaaagtgttttcagtgcaggGACCCTATCCTGTGATCCGTGCTGCCTTGTGGGCCAGAGGGTGGGTAGAACGCCGTTTGCCCCATCCTGCCCAGAGAGCGCCTCATTGCCGcggtgatgaggaggatggtgatgatggtgatgtcagTGGTG AGAGAGCGGATGAAGGCGAGAAAGAGGAGAACCTTGATGACATGTATGCCCTCATG TCTCGCCTGGTCCGAaatgaaacaacacatttctaCTGGACAACACGTCGGGATGACATAGACTGTCGCTCTCTACGGCATGACCAAATGACCAATCACTACGCGAATGCTGCAACGTTTACTACCAAG gTGGGGCTCTGTGTGAATCTGCGTAACCTGCAGTGGTTTGATACAGCAGATCCTGACACCTTCTTCCCAAGATGCTACAGGCTTGGTGCAGAAGATGAGAGACATGCATTCATAG AGGATTTCAGGAGGACAGCGTGCACCAGCCTGTTGCAGCATGTGGTTGAGACAAGTAGTCggaggagagatggagcagaGGGCCAGGGACAAACAGCCAAAAAGAGTCACTTTGATG AGCTGGATAATGTGGAGCGGCAGTTTGTTGGTCCAGGACTGATCAACATGGCTTTGCACGTGTGTCAAGACTTTCTCAGTGTTTTAGAGCACGGCGACATCGATGTAACTGTAGAGACACCCCCCACAGTGGACGAACAGCAGTGGGCCGAGTTTCTGCAAGACTACTACCTGGTTGTGCA tgAAGGTGCATCGATCAGgggcagcagtgtgtttgtggagcgCTGCCAGGCCATGTTAATCAGACTGCAGGAGGTTTGCCCTCAGCTGAACACAGATGGACTAAATAACATCTGGATCATCAAACCAGGTGCCAAGTCAAGAGGACGAG GTATTATGTGCATGGATCGCTTGGACGAGATTTTGGCTCTGGTGGACAGTGACAGAGCCCTGACAAAGGAGAGTAAGTGGGTGGTGCAGAAATACCTGGAACGTCCACTGTTGCTGCATGGCACCAAATTCGACCTCCGTCAGTGGTTCCTCGTTACCGACTGGAACCCTCTGACTGTCTGGTTCTACAGAGAGTGCTACCTGCGTTTCTCCACCCAGCCCTACTCAACAAAAACTCTGGACAG CTCAGTCCACCTGTGCAACAACTCCATCCAGAAGCACTTCCAGCCGTCTTGTGACCGCCATCCAGGAGTGCCTGAGGACAATATGTGGTCCTGTTCTCAGTTTAGGgcttttctgcagcagcagggccgTGGGGCAGAATGGGAGTCAGTGGTGGTCCCAGGCATGCAGCAAGCAGTGGTCCATGCCCTGCAGACAGCCCAGGACCTGGTGGAGCCCCGCAAGGCAAGCTTTGAGCTCTATGGAGCCGACTTTATGTTGGGCAGAGATCTGAGGCCTTGGCTCCTGGAGATCAATGCCAGTCCGACTATGGCCTGTTCTACCGCTGTGACTGCTCGCCTCTGCCCTGCTGTGCAGCTGgacacactgagagttgtgcTCGACCAACGGACTGATCCCAATGCTTGCACAGGAGGCTTCCAGCTAATCTATAAACAG GCTGCAGTTGAAGTTCCTCAGTATGTGGGGGTGAACCTGCTGGTGGAAGGAGCCCCCATAAGGCGATCCAGGCCTCTACTTCGTAGACAAGCTGTTATTTCTAATCCACCTCTCACCATCCAATTCCTTTCAGACCAGTCACTGTCAGAAGAGGTTGAATCAGCACATCATACACCATCAGCTCATAAGTCCTCTGCAGTCTCTGCTTTTCGTCATTCAGGCAAGGAGAACCGAGCTgttggagagaaaaggaggcagcTGACATCAACATCTCCTAAGAGGGATCGTGAGAGGAGAACAGAAATTCAGAATACATCCCGTGTTCGCAGGTCCCGTCAAAGTCTGGCATCTGAACAGCCTCTGGTGGTACACCCTGAACCTCAGAGGAAAGCACGACGGTTAGGTTTGAGCCTCGGTGCCAGCAGGACAACTCTGGTCCCACGGAGCCTTTCCTTTTCCCTCAGTCCCCCTCACAACATGTCAGATTGTAAATCTCAGCCCATCTCAGGCCATGGATCGCACATCTCCAGATCATTCCCTCCCAGGACAGCTTTTGAGCCCCAACACAGGACTTCCGCCCGGGTCTTTCCTACACTTCGGGGTCCGCTTCCTTCCGTGGAGGTCTTTAGCTTGCAGCCAAACATTGTAGCTGGAACCACTGCCTGTCACAATATGAACATGTCCTCTCACCCCAGTGTCCACAGGCATCAGTTATTCCTCCGCCCTCAAAGGCGAGGCATGGCCAAATATAGAGGAGAGTGCTCAGGTAGTGTTAAGAAGATAGAAAGCAAATAG
- the ttll3 gene encoding tubulin monoglycylase TTLL3 isoform X2: MPACNQARQAENSENAGGESSEVQGPYPVIRAALWARGWVERRLPHPAQRAPHCRGDEEDGDDGDVSGERADEGEKEENLDDMYALMSRLVRNETTHFYWTTRRDDIDCRSLRHDQMTNHYANAATFTTKVGLCVNLRNLQWFDTADPDTFFPRCYRLGAEDERHAFIEDFRRTACTSLLQHVVETSSRRRDGAEGQGQTAKKSHFDELDNVERQFVGPGLINMALHVCQDFLSVLEHGDIDVTVETPPTVDEQQWAEFLQDYYLVVHEGASIRGSSVFVERCQAMLIRLQEVCPQLNTDGLNNIWIIKPGAKSRGRGIMCMDRLDEILALVDSDRALTKESKWVVQKYLERPLLLHGTKFDLRQWFLVTDWNPLTVWFYRECYLRFSTQPYSTKTLDSSVHLCNNSIQKHFQPSCDRHPGVPEDNMWSCSQFRAFLQQQGRGAEWESVVVPGMQQAVVHALQTAQDLVEPRKASFELYGADFMLGRDLRPWLLEINASPTMACSTAVTARLCPAVQLDTLRVVLDQRTDPNACTGGFQLIYKQAAVEVPQYVGVNLLVEGAPIRRSRPLLRRQAVISNPPLTIQFLSDQSLSEEVESAHHTPSAHKSSAVSAFRHSGKENRAVGEKRRQLTSTSPKRDRERRTEIQNTSRVRRSRQSLASEQPLVVHPEPQRKARRLGLSLGASRTTLVPRSLSFSLSPPHNMSDCKSQPISGHGSHISRSFPPRTAFEPQHRTSARVFPTLRGPLPSVEVFSLQPNIVAGTTACHNMNMSSHPSVHRHQLFLRPQRRGMAKYRGECSGSVKKIESK, encoded by the exons ATGCCTGCCTGCAATCAAGCCAGACaggctgaaaacagtgaaaacgcTGGTGGAGAGAGCAGTGAGG tgcaggGACCCTATCCTGTGATCCGTGCTGCCTTGTGGGCCAGAGGGTGGGTAGAACGCCGTTTGCCCCATCCTGCCCAGAGAGCGCCTCATTGCCGcggtgatgaggaggatggtgatgatggtgatgtcagTGGTG AGAGAGCGGATGAAGGCGAGAAAGAGGAGAACCTTGATGACATGTATGCCCTCATG TCTCGCCTGGTCCGAaatgaaacaacacatttctaCTGGACAACACGTCGGGATGACATAGACTGTCGCTCTCTACGGCATGACCAAATGACCAATCACTACGCGAATGCTGCAACGTTTACTACCAAG gTGGGGCTCTGTGTGAATCTGCGTAACCTGCAGTGGTTTGATACAGCAGATCCTGACACCTTCTTCCCAAGATGCTACAGGCTTGGTGCAGAAGATGAGAGACATGCATTCATAG AGGATTTCAGGAGGACAGCGTGCACCAGCCTGTTGCAGCATGTGGTTGAGACAAGTAGTCggaggagagatggagcagaGGGCCAGGGACAAACAGCCAAAAAGAGTCACTTTGATG AGCTGGATAATGTGGAGCGGCAGTTTGTTGGTCCAGGACTGATCAACATGGCTTTGCACGTGTGTCAAGACTTTCTCAGTGTTTTAGAGCACGGCGACATCGATGTAACTGTAGAGACACCCCCCACAGTGGACGAACAGCAGTGGGCCGAGTTTCTGCAAGACTACTACCTGGTTGTGCA tgAAGGTGCATCGATCAGgggcagcagtgtgtttgtggagcgCTGCCAGGCCATGTTAATCAGACTGCAGGAGGTTTGCCCTCAGCTGAACACAGATGGACTAAATAACATCTGGATCATCAAACCAGGTGCCAAGTCAAGAGGACGAG GTATTATGTGCATGGATCGCTTGGACGAGATTTTGGCTCTGGTGGACAGTGACAGAGCCCTGACAAAGGAGAGTAAGTGGGTGGTGCAGAAATACCTGGAACGTCCACTGTTGCTGCATGGCACCAAATTCGACCTCCGTCAGTGGTTCCTCGTTACCGACTGGAACCCTCTGACTGTCTGGTTCTACAGAGAGTGCTACCTGCGTTTCTCCACCCAGCCCTACTCAACAAAAACTCTGGACAG CTCAGTCCACCTGTGCAACAACTCCATCCAGAAGCACTTCCAGCCGTCTTGTGACCGCCATCCAGGAGTGCCTGAGGACAATATGTGGTCCTGTTCTCAGTTTAGGgcttttctgcagcagcagggccgTGGGGCAGAATGGGAGTCAGTGGTGGTCCCAGGCATGCAGCAAGCAGTGGTCCATGCCCTGCAGACAGCCCAGGACCTGGTGGAGCCCCGCAAGGCAAGCTTTGAGCTCTATGGAGCCGACTTTATGTTGGGCAGAGATCTGAGGCCTTGGCTCCTGGAGATCAATGCCAGTCCGACTATGGCCTGTTCTACCGCTGTGACTGCTCGCCTCTGCCCTGCTGTGCAGCTGgacacactgagagttgtgcTCGACCAACGGACTGATCCCAATGCTTGCACAGGAGGCTTCCAGCTAATCTATAAACAG GCTGCAGTTGAAGTTCCTCAGTATGTGGGGGTGAACCTGCTGGTGGAAGGAGCCCCCATAAGGCGATCCAGGCCTCTACTTCGTAGACAAGCTGTTATTTCTAATCCACCTCTCACCATCCAATTCCTTTCAGACCAGTCACTGTCAGAAGAGGTTGAATCAGCACATCATACACCATCAGCTCATAAGTCCTCTGCAGTCTCTGCTTTTCGTCATTCAGGCAAGGAGAACCGAGCTgttggagagaaaaggaggcagcTGACATCAACATCTCCTAAGAGGGATCGTGAGAGGAGAACAGAAATTCAGAATACATCCCGTGTTCGCAGGTCCCGTCAAAGTCTGGCATCTGAACAGCCTCTGGTGGTACACCCTGAACCTCAGAGGAAAGCACGACGGTTAGGTTTGAGCCTCGGTGCCAGCAGGACAACTCTGGTCCCACGGAGCCTTTCCTTTTCCCTCAGTCCCCCTCACAACATGTCAGATTGTAAATCTCAGCCCATCTCAGGCCATGGATCGCACATCTCCAGATCATTCCCTCCCAGGACAGCTTTTGAGCCCCAACACAGGACTTCCGCCCGGGTCTTTCCTACACTTCGGGGTCCGCTTCCTTCCGTGGAGGTCTTTAGCTTGCAGCCAAACATTGTAGCTGGAACCACTGCCTGTCACAATATGAACATGTCCTCTCACCCCAGTGTCCACAGGCATCAGTTATTCCTCCGCCCTCAAAGGCGAGGCATGGCCAAATATAGAGGAGAGTGCTCAGGTAGTGTTAAGAAGATAGAAAGCAAATAG